A genomic segment from Nicotiana tabacum cultivar K326 chromosome 9, ASM71507v2, whole genome shotgun sequence encodes:
- the LOC107825643 gene encoding translocase of chloroplast 90, chloroplastic-like: MMSLKDWVLSQLISKSVASSRPLLASDSFLSEEHPDQEFDHPAHTADLVTTTALANTIQSSNDNQQNTNHFHSQQRIVEESFQSDCSVDEKPSPVVKIEALQIKFLRLLKRFGLSEDNLLVSKVLYRIQLASLIRARESDLKRANLKIEKARVIAAEQEAAGRPQLDFSFKILVLGRTGVGKSSTINSIFDQSRAKTNAFKPATDRIQEIVGTVNGIRVSFIDTPGLLSPSLGNVRKNKKILRSVKRFLRKSKPDMVLYFERLDLINTGYSDFPLLKLITEVFGPAIWFNTILVMTHSSFNLPEGINGYPVNYESFVTTCTDLVQHYIHQAVSDTKLENPVVLVENGPNCKTNNAGEKILPNGQAWKSHLMLLCICTKVLSDVNTLLDFKDSLKVGPSNVGRLPSLPHLLSSFLKHHAQVRHNGAENEIDEVPLLDSDDEDEYDQLPPIRILTKSQFERLSGSQKKDYLDELDYREILYLKKQLIEEARRRREKRVSSSESKAPDDESDKQEEGSPEPVLLPDMAIPPSFDSDCPVHRYRCLITSEQWLARPVLDPNGWDHDVSFDGINLESSAEIRKNVVASVNGQMSKDKQDFSIQSEFAAAFTNPGGPAYAVGLDIQSANKELICTIHSSAKVRNLRNNVTECGISVIPFGDKYFLGTKCEDNFSIGKRLKFTVNAGRMGGAGQAAYGGSFGATLRGKDYPVRNESLSLSMTVLSLNKDTVLSGNLQTDFRVSRGTNMSVSANLNNRNMGQVSIKTSSSEYMEVAFIALFSIVRALFRRKRNDQLVGDSLEAG, from the exons ATGATGAGCTTGAAGGACTGGGTCCTGTCACAGTTGATATCCAAGTCAGTAGCCTCATCAAGACCACTTTTAGCATCGGATAGCTTTTTATCTGAGGAACATCCTGATCAAGAGTTTGATCACCCAG CTCACACTGCTGATCTGGTTACAACAACAGCATTAGCCAATACAATCCAATCTTCCAATGATAATCAGCAGAATACAAATCATTTCCATTCACAGCAACGGATAGTGGAGGAGTCTTTTCAGTCAGATTGTAGTGTCGATGAGAAGCCTAGTCCAGTGGTAAAGATTGAAGCCCTCCAGATTAAGTTCTTGCGGCTTCTTAAACGTTTTGGCCTGTCCGAGGACAACCTTCTGGTATCAAAGGTCTTATACCGGATCCAGCTGGCATCACTGATACGGGCAAGAGAATCAGATTTGAAAAGGGCAAATCTTAAAATTGAGAAAGCACGTGTAATAGCAGCGGAACAAGAAGCTGCTGGCCGACCACAATTGGATTTCTCATTTAAGATCCTTGTACTGGGTAGAACTGGAGTAGGCAAGAGTTCAACCATAAATTCCATTTTTGACCAATCAAGAGCAAAAACTAACGCGTTCAAGCCTGCTACTGACCGTATTCAAGAGATTGTGGGAACAGTAAATGGCATCAGAGTATCGTTTATTGACACTCCTGGTTTATTGTCTCCCTCACTGGGTAATGTCAGGAAAAACAAGAAGATTTTGCGTTCTGTGAAACGATTTTTAAGGAAATCTAAACCTGACATGGTACTGTATTTTGAGCGCCTGGATTTGATCAACACGGGCTATAGTGATTTCCCCTTGTTGAAGCTTATAACAGAAGTCTTTGGTCCTGCAATTTGGTTTAATACCATCCTTGTCATGACTCATTCTTCCTTCAATCTTCCCGAAGGGATAAATGGATATCCTGTTAACTATGAATCTTTCGTCACCACCTGCACAGATCTGGTGCAACATTATATTCACCAGGCAGTCTCTGATACGAAGCTTGAAAATCCTGTAGTTCTGGTGGAGAATGGTCCCAATTGCAAAACCAATAATGCCGGAGAGAAAATTCTCCCTAATGGGCAGGCGTGGAAGTCCCACTTAATGTTATTGTGCATTTGCACCAAAGTTCTAAGTGATGTTAATACCCTATTGGACTTTAAAGACAGCCTAAAGGTGGGACCATCAAATGTAGGACGATTGCCTTCTCTTCCACATCTTCTCTCGTCCTTTCTAAAGCATCATGCTCAGGTAAGGCATAACGGAGCTGAGAATGAAATTGATGAGGTTCCTCTTTTAGACTCGGATGATGAAGATGAATATGATCAATTACCTCCTATTCGGATACTGACCAAGTCTCAGTTTGAGAGGTTGAGTGGTTCCCAAAAGAAGGATTATCTTGACGAATTAGACTACCGGGAAATCCTCTATTTGAAAAAACAACTGATAGAAGAAGCTCGTAGGCGAAGAGAAAAGAGAGTTTCTTCCAGTGAGAGTAAAGCCCCGGATGACGAGTCCGATAAACAAGAAGAGGGCTCTCCAGAGCCCGTTCTGTTGCCAGATATGGCTATTCCGCCAAGCTTCGATTCAGATTGCCCTGTGCATAGATATAGGTGTCTCATTACCAGCGAACAGTGGCTTGCACGACCAGTCCTTGATCCCAATGGATGGGACCATGATGTGAGCTTTGATGGCATTAACCTGGAGAGCAGTGCAGAAATAAGAAAAAACGTCGTTGCCTCAGTCAATGGACAAATGAGCAAGGACAAACAAGACTTCAGTATTCAATCTGAGTTTGCTGCAGCTTTCACCAATCCAGGTGGGCCTGCTTATGCGGTAGGTCTTGATATTCAATCTGCCAACAAGGAGCTGATCTGCACTATTCACAGTAGTGCAAAGGTAAGAAACTTAAGAAATAATGTCACTGAATGCGGTATTTCTGTAATACCATTTGGGGATAAGTATTTTCTTGGTACCAAGTGTGAAGATAATTTTTCAATCGGAAAGAGACTGAAGTTTACTGTGAATGCTGGTCGGATGGGGGGTGCTGGGCAAGCGGCTTATGGCGGAAGCTTTGGAGCTACTTTAAGAGGAAAAGATTACCCAGTGAGAAATGAAAGTCTGAGTCTCTCGATGACAGTTCTCTCTCTTAACAAAGATACAGTGTTGAGCGGAAACTTGCAAACTGACTTCAGAGTGAGCCGAGGTACAAACATGTCAGTTAGCGCAAACCTCAATAACCGGAATATGGGTCAAGTTTCCATCAAGACAAGCAGCTCCGAGTACATGGAAGTAGCTTTTATTGCACTTTTCTCGATCGTCAGGGCCCTATTTCGCAGAAAGAGAAATGACCAACTTGTTGGAGACTCCCTGGAAGCGGGATGA